GGAAATAATTATTAGACTACAATTATCTGAGCAAACTTACGATTTTCAGGTTTAGGTTTAACTGTAATCTCTACATCACTACCTAACTTGTTTAGATAGTTCATCAACCTATCAGTTGAGAAGCCACTTAATCTACCTCTAATTAGTAGAGAAACTTTTGGTTGATCTATGCCTAGAATTTCTGCTGCTTGAACTTGTGTTAAATTTAAATTAGTAATGATTTCACTGATTTTACGGACTAACTCCGCTTTCAATAATCTTTCTTCAGGATTAGATAAACCTAAGTCAGCAAATACATTTCCGCTACTAACCTCAACTTGATTTTCTTCTGGCATTTTTTTACTCCATTTTTTCGGTAGTTTGTTGTAAATAATTTTCTTGAGCGATTTTCAATCTTTTTTTAACTAATTCTATATCTTGTTTTGGTGTAGCAATACCATGTTTTGATTTCTTTTGAAAGGAATGTAGTAAGTAGATAACACCCTCGAATTTAACAGTATAAATTGCCCTATATGTATCCCCATCAAAATCATCTACAATTTCTAAAACACCTGCTCCAGAGAACCCGCGTAAAGGTTTTGCATTAGGGTGTTTTTGTCCATGTTGTGCCAAATCAAGAGCGTAACCCATGACATCCTGTACATCTTCAGGAAACTTCTTTAAATCATTAAGGGCGCTTGCAATCCATCTGAGAGGCTTTTCTTGTTTTTCATTCATCTAATGTTAAGTATGCTAAAACTAGCATATTATGTCAATAAGTAATTATATGGTATTAAATATAATGTATGACAACGGTACAAGATCATCATGCTGTAGAAATTAGGAAAATAGATCCCCGACTTATCAAAGAAGTCGGGGATTTGAATACTAGGATCGCTCAAAATCATCCTCTTAGATTTTGCACCACATAAATTCTAAATCATTCAATGCAGTATCATCGCTCTCACCTCGATTAGATTCTACCTTAGCTTGGACACCACAAATAGCAACTCTTTTGTAACTTCCTTGCCAAGGTCCCCAGTTTCCCCAAGGTGTAGTACCTGAAGATTCAATTTGTCTGCGATTACCACAGGTAAAAGCAACAGAATTTGCAGCTGTATCATCTTCTGATCCCCGGTTGCTCTCCACTCTTAGCTGAAAATGTGTCATAAAAACACCTGGAGAGCAATTAGAATCTTCAAGCCAATTACCCCACATCCCTGGATCGGGCATAATACGATCTACATCTCGTCCATTGCGATCGCGGCAGTAGAGAGCAATAGCATTAAGCCCAGTATCATCACCCTCACCTCGTTCAGGTTCTACCCTCATTGTGTAACCAGC
The DNA window shown above is from Anabaena sp. WA102 and carries:
- a CDS encoding helix-turn-helix domain-containing protein; protein product: MPEENQVEVSSGNVFADLGLSNPEERLLKAELVRKISEIITNLNLTQVQAAEILGIDQPKVSLLIRGRLSGFSTDRLMNYLNKLGSDVEITVKPKPENRKFAQIIVV
- a CDS encoding type II toxin-antitoxin system RelE/ParE family toxin, with translation MNEKQEKPLRWIASALNDLKKFPEDVQDVMGYALDLAQHGQKHPNAKPLRGFSGAGVLEIVDDFDGDTYRAIYTVKFEGVIYLLHSFQKKSKHGIATPKQDIELVKKRLKIAQENYLQQTTEKME